From the genome of Amycolatopsis sp. NBC_01488, one region includes:
- a CDS encoding lytic transglycosylase domain-containing protein: MRVRRLPDAVGSHTRRFGIRHRTAYPLITGIFAVIPALLAGGVTLGWLGGTGEHTRDAALGQGYDPGHAAIQQIAVDGTLPGAPTPLPLPAYELPDGPLGIPATALAAYKNAADILGREQPACHIDWALIASIGRIESNHARGGYVDANGTTREPILGPELNGQGGFAAIPDTDHGELDTDPVWDRAVGPTQFIPATWRGYASDGNGDGKSDPNNIFDAALATGRYLCSGGFDLANPDQLRGAIYRYNNSDTYVNTVILWAEAYRNGIMQVPDSTVPIGAPNAALAPAPPAVPPPPVPTTTPSVPTTTPTSPGTTTKTTPPASCTKPPTTTPTTTTVISTTTTPPPPPTTTGTGETTPNPTTTPPPPTCGQTVTSVTTTTTTTTVGTTTPAS; encoded by the coding sequence ATGCGCGTGCGGCGACTGCCTGACGCAGTCGGGAGCCACACCCGAAGGTTCGGGATCCGCCACCGCACGGCGTACCCCCTGATCACCGGCATCTTCGCGGTCATCCCGGCGCTGCTCGCCGGCGGCGTCACCCTCGGCTGGCTCGGTGGGACCGGTGAGCACACCCGTGACGCCGCGCTCGGCCAGGGCTACGACCCCGGCCACGCCGCCATCCAGCAGATCGCCGTCGACGGCACCCTCCCCGGCGCGCCCACCCCGCTGCCGCTCCCGGCCTACGAGCTGCCCGACGGCCCCCTCGGCATCCCCGCGACCGCGCTCGCCGCGTACAAGAACGCCGCCGACATCCTCGGCCGCGAGCAGCCCGCGTGCCACATCGACTGGGCCCTGATCGCCAGCATCGGCCGGATCGAGTCCAACCACGCCCGCGGCGGCTACGTCGACGCGAACGGCACCACCCGCGAGCCGATCCTCGGGCCGGAGCTCAACGGCCAGGGCGGCTTCGCCGCGATCCCGGACACCGACCACGGCGAGCTCGACACGGACCCGGTGTGGGACCGCGCGGTCGGCCCGACGCAGTTCATCCCGGCGACCTGGCGCGGCTACGCCTCCGACGGCAACGGCGACGGCAAGTCCGACCCCAACAACATCTTCGACGCGGCACTGGCCACCGGCCGCTACCTCTGCTCCGGCGGCTTCGACCTGGCCAACCCGGACCAGCTGCGCGGCGCCATCTACCGCTACAACAACTCGGACACGTACGTGAACACCGTGATCCTGTGGGCCGAGGCGTACCGCAACGGGATCATGCAGGTGCCGGACAGCACGGTCCCGATCGGCGCGCCGAACGCCGCGCTGGCCCCGGCCCCGCCGGCCGTGCCGCCGCCCCCGGTCCCGACGACGACGCCTTCGGTGCCCACGACGACGCCGACCAGCCCGGGCACGACGACCAAGACCACCCCACCGGCCTCGTGCACGAAGCCGCCGACGACGACACCCACCACGACCACGGTGATCAGCACGACGACCACCCCGCCGCCGCCTCCGACGACGACCGGCACCGGTGAGACCACGCCGAACCCGACGACCACCCCGCCGCCGCCGACGTGCGGGCAGACGGTCACCTCGGTCACAACCACCACCACGACCACGACCGTCGGGACGACGACACCCGCCAGCTAG
- a CDS encoding Ppx/GppA phosphatase family protein has translation MPRVAAIDCGTNSIRLLVAELTPRHDGTVDLRDLHREMRIVRLGQGVDATGELAPEALERTRAALADYTVAARRKGVEKVRMVATSATRDAKNRDDFFRMTRETLGVEAEVISGDEEARLSFTGAVGEQDPDDGPFVVADVGGGSTELVLGTWDGRRADVLAAKSVDIGCVRITERALKSDPPTADEIAAARDLAGKVLTEAFDVVDVARARTWMGVAGTVTTLSAIALGLPEYDSDRVHLSKLGPADIDRLAAKLLAEDHATRAANPVIHPGRVDVIAGGAVIVQTLAEQLAARGGPTELVVSEHDILDGIALSLA, from the coding sequence ATGCCTCGTGTTGCCGCGATCGACTGTGGGACCAACTCCATCCGCCTGCTCGTCGCCGAGCTGACGCCGCGCCACGACGGCACGGTCGACCTGCGCGACCTGCACCGCGAGATGCGGATCGTCCGGCTCGGCCAGGGTGTCGACGCCACCGGCGAGCTCGCGCCCGAGGCACTCGAACGCACCCGCGCCGCGCTCGCCGACTACACGGTCGCCGCGCGGCGCAAGGGCGTCGAGAAGGTGCGGATGGTCGCCACCTCCGCCACCCGCGACGCGAAGAACCGCGACGACTTCTTCCGCATGACGCGCGAAACCCTGGGCGTCGAAGCCGAGGTGATCAGCGGCGACGAAGAAGCGCGGCTGTCCTTCACAGGCGCGGTCGGGGAGCAGGACCCGGACGACGGCCCGTTCGTGGTGGCCGACGTCGGCGGCGGCTCGACCGAGCTGGTCCTCGGCACCTGGGACGGCCGCCGGGCCGACGTGCTCGCCGCGAAGTCCGTCGACATCGGCTGTGTCCGGATCACCGAGCGCGCGCTGAAGAGCGACCCGCCGACCGCCGACGAGATCGCCGCCGCCCGCGACCTGGCGGGCAAGGTCCTCACCGAGGCGTTCGACGTGGTCGACGTCGCCCGCGCGCGCACGTGGATGGGCGTCGCCGGCACGGTGACCACGCTCTCGGCGATCGCGCTCGGGCTGCCGGAGTACGACAGCGACCGCGTCCACCTGTCGAAGCTCGGCCCGGCCGACATCGATCGCCTCGCGGCGAAGCTGCTCGCCGAGGACCACGCCACCCGCGCGGCGAACCCGGTGATCCACCCGGGCCGCGTCGACGTGATCGCCGGCGGCGCGGTGATCGTCCAGACCCTCGCCGAGCAGCTCGCGGCCCGCGGCGGCCCGACCGAGCTGGTGGTCAGCGAGCACGACATCCTCGACGGCATCGCCCTGTCCCTCGCCTGA
- a CDS encoding FtsB family cell division protein, with protein MSTTRRAAVVAIVVCALAFTIAVPLRTYLAQRTEIRQQQAQQAQLQQTVAQLQGRKAELSDPAQIEAEARRRLRYVKPGETPYIVQLPEDKAPDAAPQPGQPQVPDGSWYDNLWNQVSGG; from the coding sequence ATGTCCACCACCCGCCGCGCGGCGGTGGTGGCGATCGTGGTGTGCGCGCTGGCGTTCACCATCGCCGTGCCCCTGCGCACCTACCTCGCCCAGCGCACCGAGATCCGCCAGCAGCAGGCGCAGCAGGCACAGCTGCAGCAGACGGTCGCCCAGCTCCAGGGCCGCAAGGCCGAGCTGAGCGATCCGGCGCAGATCGAGGCCGAGGCCCGGCGCCGGCTGCGGTACGTCAAGCCCGGCGAGACGCCGTACATCGTCCAGCTGCCCGAGGACAAGGCCCCCGACGCGGCGCCCCAGCCCGGCCAGCCGCAGGTCCCGGACGGCTCCTGGTACGACAACCTCTGGAACCAGGTCTCCGGCGGCTGA
- a CDS encoding peptide ABC transporter substrate-binding protein, protein MRRSRRLWGPTVVMTSLALALAACGGGSGSSTGAGGADPDGTVSVYGTEPQNALVPTNINDLGGTKAIQPMFATLIGFKGADAKPFNLMADSITTTDSKVYDIKIKQGWKFHDGTEVKAHNFIDAWNYGAYAPNGQLNTDFFSNIQGYTDVHPADENAKPATNKMSGLVQKSDYEFQVTLNAPFSVFDIKVGYQAFAPLPDSFFKDPKGFEQHPIGNGPMKFVSRTPNQDIKLTRFDGYKGDDAVHFKDLDIKIYSSQETAYQDLLSGRLDFMEALPPSAVAGGKYKADLGDRLVTGALLGVSTIAVPYYVPGYNNLELRKAISMSIDRAQITKTVMNDTYVPLDGYVAQGITGARSGVCQFCKFDPAAAKEAFAKSGFKGKLTIASNADGGRKEPLTAACNSIKNTLGVECDFVPATDFGQWRSIVTGKKLTGMGRSDWSADYPSIEDFLNPIYKTGGSSNDSSYSNPQVDAILAQADATADKDAAVKLYQQAEDLIAKDLPSIPVWDEKGVAAKSKNLKTAALDFRRMPDYPSIEVLKK, encoded by the coding sequence ATGCGTCGTTCGCGCAGGCTCTGGGGACCCACGGTGGTGATGACCTCGCTGGCGCTCGCGCTCGCCGCGTGCGGCGGCGGTTCGGGCAGCTCCACGGGAGCCGGCGGGGCGGACCCGGACGGCACGGTCAGCGTCTACGGAACCGAGCCGCAGAACGCACTGGTCCCGACCAACATCAACGACCTCGGCGGCACCAAGGCGATCCAGCCGATGTTCGCCACGCTGATCGGGTTCAAGGGCGCGGACGCGAAGCCGTTCAACCTGATGGCCGACTCGATCACGACGACCGACTCCAAGGTCTACGACATCAAGATCAAGCAGGGCTGGAAGTTCCACGACGGCACCGAGGTGAAGGCGCACAACTTCATCGACGCCTGGAACTACGGCGCCTACGCGCCGAACGGCCAGCTCAACACGGACTTCTTCTCGAACATCCAGGGCTACACCGACGTCCACCCCGCCGACGAGAACGCCAAGCCGGCCACGAACAAGATGTCCGGCCTGGTGCAGAAGAGCGACTACGAGTTCCAGGTGACGCTCAACGCGCCGTTCTCGGTGTTCGACATCAAGGTCGGCTACCAGGCGTTCGCGCCGCTGCCCGACTCGTTCTTCAAGGACCCCAAGGGGTTCGAGCAGCACCCGATCGGCAACGGCCCGATGAAGTTCGTCTCGCGGACGCCGAACCAGGACATCAAGCTCACCCGCTTCGACGGCTACAAGGGTGACGACGCGGTCCACTTCAAGGACCTCGACATCAAGATCTACTCCAGCCAGGAGACCGCCTACCAGGACCTGCTGAGCGGGCGGCTCGACTTCATGGAGGCGCTGCCGCCGTCGGCGGTCGCGGGCGGCAAGTACAAGGCCGACCTCGGCGACCGGCTGGTCACCGGCGCCCTGCTCGGCGTCAGCACCATCGCCGTGCCGTACTACGTGCCCGGGTACAACAACCTCGAGCTGCGCAAGGCCATCTCGATGTCGATCGACCGCGCGCAGATCACCAAGACCGTCATGAACGACACCTACGTCCCGCTGGACGGGTACGTCGCCCAGGGCATCACCGGTGCCCGCTCCGGCGTCTGCCAGTTCTGCAAGTTCGACCCGGCGGCGGCCAAGGAAGCCTTCGCGAAGTCCGGCTTCAAGGGCAAGCTGACCATCGCGTCCAACGCGGACGGCGGCCGCAAGGAACCGCTGACCGCGGCGTGCAACAGCATCAAGAACACCCTCGGCGTCGAGTGCGACTTCGTGCCGGCCACCGACTTCGGCCAGTGGCGCAGCATCGTCACCGGCAAGAAGCTGACCGGCATGGGCCGCTCGGACTGGTCGGCGGACTACCCGTCCATCGAGGACTTCCTCAACCCGATCTACAAGACCGGCGGGTCCTCGAACGACTCCAGCTACTCGAACCCGCAGGTCGACGCGATCCTGGCGCAGGCGGACGCCACCGCCGACAAGGACGCCGCGGTCAAGCTGTACCAGCAGGCCGAGGACCTGATCGCGAAGGACCTGCCGTCGATCCCGGTGTGGGACGAGAAGGGCGTCGCGGCGAAGTCGAAGAACCTCAAGACCGCGGCCCTGGACTTCCGGCGCATGCCGGACTACCCGTCCATCGAGGTCCTGAAGAAGTGA
- a CDS encoding DUF501 domain-containing protein, which translates to MNSTQQHRFEPVTDADREIIAEQLGRPPRALRAVAARCPSGHPSVVQTSPRLENGTPFPTLYYLTCPKLNSMIGTIEASGIMKEMTERLSTDPELAARYQRTHETYLAERDAIEPLGHQVTAGGMPGRVKCLHVHVAHALAVGPGVNPFGDETLDLLKANGWPTGDCAE; encoded by the coding sequence GTGAACAGCACGCAGCAGCACCGGTTCGAGCCCGTCACCGACGCCGACCGCGAGATCATCGCGGAGCAGCTCGGACGGCCGCCGCGGGCGCTGCGGGCGGTGGCCGCGCGGTGCCCGAGCGGGCACCCCTCGGTGGTGCAGACCAGCCCGCGGCTGGAGAACGGGACGCCGTTCCCGACCCTCTACTACCTCACCTGCCCCAAGCTGAACTCGATGATCGGCACGATCGAGGCGTCCGGGATCATGAAGGAGATGACCGAGCGGCTCAGCACCGATCCCGAGCTGGCCGCCCGCTACCAGCGCACCCACGAGACCTACCTCGCCGAGCGCGACGCGATCGAGCCGCTCGGCCACCAGGTCACCGCCGGGGGCATGCCCGGCCGCGTCAAGTGCCTGCACGTGCACGTCGCCCACGCGCTCGCGGTCGGTCCCGGCGTGAATCCGTTCGGTGACGAGACGCTGGACCTCCTTAAGGCGAACGGGTGGCCCACGGGAGACTGCGCCGAGTAA